From Pedobacter indicus, a single genomic window includes:
- a CDS encoding TetR/AcrR family transcriptional regulator, producing the protein MGIKERKERHKENLKQEILNAAKKLFMKHGYEATSIRKIAAEIEFSPTTIYLYYKDKNDILYALHQEGFKMLADRFFALSTIENPFERLKAMGRSYLKFAVEHPDFYELMFVIKEPLEFLNKHCGSVDWEEGKESFEFLLDTIIDCQKHGYFTSQNPELFSIFVWSTVHGFCTLSLHGHFEHVVQHNDLNHSVDELFKRSINNFFDLLDRLK; encoded by the coding sequence ATGGGAATCAAAGAACGGAAGGAACGACACAAGGAAAACTTGAAGCAAGAAATATTAAATGCGGCAAAAAAATTATTTATGAAGCATGGTTATGAAGCAACTTCTATTCGAAAAATAGCTGCTGAAATTGAATTCAGTCCGACAACCATCTACCTTTATTATAAAGACAAAAATGATATATTGTACGCTCTTCACCAAGAAGGTTTTAAAATGCTGGCTGACCGTTTCTTTGCTCTATCGACTATTGAAAACCCATTCGAAAGGCTCAAAGCAATGGGAAGAAGTTATTTAAAATTTGCAGTTGAACATCCTGATTTCTATGAGCTTATGTTTGTCATCAAAGAACCCCTTGAGTTCTTAAACAAGCATTGTGGAAGTGTCGACTGGGAAGAAGGGAAAGAATCTTTTGAGTTTCTATTAGACACGATTATTGATTGTCAAAAACACGGTTACTTCACCAGTCAGAATCCCGAGTTGTTTTCAATATTCGTATGGTCAACCGTACATGGTTTTTGCACCCTTTCGCTCCATGGACACTTTGAACACGTTGTCCAACATAATGACCTGAATCATTCTGTCGACGAACTTTTTAAACGATCAATTAATAATTTCTTTGACTTACTAGATAGATTAAAATAA
- the metE gene encoding 5-methyltetrahydropteroyltriglutamate--homocysteine S-methyltransferase translates to MLTNNLGYPRIGSNRELKKACEQYWSGKTSQQELLQIGKQIRLHNWRLQKDAGIDLIPSNDFSFYDQVLDMSLTVGAIPSQYNKIILNGHNTELDLYFGMARGYQRDELDITALEMTKWFDTNYHYIVPEFYNNQQFSFFSRKIVDEFYEAKQAGILTKPVLIGPVSYLLLGKEKEEGFHRIELLKNLLPVYFEILTELKSNGVEWVQFDEPFLCLDLSEAEQDAYKKVYSEIKRRFPGIHVQVATYFEGLKDQTRLACSLPIDALHIDLSKDPGQLDQVLDILPDQMSLSLGLVDGRNIWKNNFNDSLKQIQHAVDKIGNQRVIMAASCSLLHSPCDLELETNEHILTSEVKQWLAFAKQKIDEIVTLSKLAEGSKDESLKRKLEDNQAAMESRKTSDLIHDKTVKKETKEVQNADFKRNSPFSIRKEKQTELLNLPLFPTTTIGSFPQTSEIRKQRALFKKGSIDIEEYEQALKFETEKTIRWQEEIDLDVLVHGEFERNDMVEYFGEQLNGFVFTKNGWVQSYGSRCVKPPIIYGDVSRSKAMTVKWTQYAQSLTSRLVKGMLTGPVTILQWSFVRDDQPRSVTCNQIALAIREEVKDLEDVGIRIIQIDEPAIREGLPLRKADWQNYLQWAIKAFRVASTGVEDETQIHTHMCYSEFNDIIHNIAEMDADVITIECSRSKMELLDAFTSFEYPQQIGPGVYDIHSPRIPLEAEMVDLLMKAKKVIQPEQLWVNPDCGLKTRNWDETKKALAEMVNAAKSMRLSEVKPMTV, encoded by the coding sequence ATGCTAACTAACAATCTTGGCTATCCGCGTATTGGTAGCAATCGAGAACTCAAAAAGGCCTGCGAGCAGTACTGGTCGGGAAAGACATCGCAGCAAGAGCTATTGCAGATCGGAAAACAAATCCGCTTGCATAATTGGCGTCTACAGAAAGACGCTGGAATCGACCTCATTCCATCGAACGATTTCTCGTTCTATGACCAAGTGCTGGATATGTCATTGACCGTCGGGGCGATACCTTCACAGTACAACAAAATTATTTTAAACGGTCATAACACCGAACTTGATCTATATTTCGGAATGGCGCGTGGTTACCAGCGGGATGAGTTGGATATCACCGCCTTGGAAATGACAAAATGGTTTGACACCAACTACCATTATATTGTACCGGAGTTTTACAACAATCAACAATTTTCCTTTTTTTCTCGGAAAATAGTCGATGAATTTTACGAGGCTAAACAGGCGGGAATACTTACCAAGCCGGTTCTAATTGGACCTGTCTCCTATCTTCTATTAGGTAAAGAAAAAGAGGAAGGCTTTCACAGAATTGAATTGTTGAAAAACCTGCTTCCTGTTTATTTTGAGATTCTGACCGAACTAAAAAGCAATGGGGTCGAATGGGTGCAGTTCGACGAACCTTTTCTGTGTTTGGATCTTAGTGAAGCCGAACAAGATGCCTATAAAAAAGTTTACAGCGAAATAAAGCGCCGGTTCCCGGGAATTCATGTTCAGGTAGCAACCTATTTTGAAGGGCTAAAAGATCAAACTCGTTTGGCATGTTCGTTACCGATCGATGCACTGCATATCGATTTATCGAAAGATCCAGGTCAACTCGATCAGGTACTGGATATACTGCCAGATCAAATGAGTCTTTCTCTGGGATTGGTTGACGGGCGGAATATTTGGAAAAACAACTTCAACGACTCATTAAAACAAATCCAACATGCCGTTGACAAAATCGGCAACCAACGTGTCATCATGGCTGCATCCTGTTCATTGCTACACTCCCCTTGCGACTTGGAACTTGAGACGAATGAACACATACTTACTTCGGAAGTCAAGCAATGGTTAGCTTTTGCTAAACAAAAAATCGATGAGATCGTCACGTTAAGTAAGCTGGCAGAAGGCTCTAAGGATGAAAGTTTGAAGAGAAAACTGGAGGATAATCAAGCTGCGATGGAAAGTCGAAAAACATCCGATCTCATCCACGACAAAACCGTAAAAAAAGAAACGAAAGAGGTTCAAAATGCGGATTTCAAAAGAAATAGCCCGTTCAGCATTCGCAAAGAAAAGCAAACAGAGCTATTGAACCTCCCTCTATTTCCAACTACGACGATTGGTTCTTTCCCTCAAACAAGTGAGATTAGGAAACAGCGTGCACTTTTCAAAAAGGGGAGCATCGATATAGAGGAATATGAACAAGCTTTAAAATTTGAAACGGAAAAGACGATCAGATGGCAAGAAGAAATTGACTTGGATGTCCTGGTTCATGGAGAGTTTGAACGAAATGACATGGTTGAATATTTTGGAGAACAACTAAATGGCTTTGTTTTTACAAAAAACGGTTGGGTACAAAGTTACGGATCTCGTTGTGTCAAGCCTCCAATTATCTATGGAGACGTGTCAAGGTCAAAAGCCATGACCGTAAAATGGACACAATATGCTCAAAGCCTAACAAGCCGCTTAGTAAAAGGCATGCTGACAGGCCCTGTTACTATTTTACAATGGTCTTTCGTTCGTGACGATCAACCAAGATCGGTTACCTGCAACCAAATAGCACTAGCTATAAGAGAGGAAGTAAAAGATCTTGAGGATGTGGGAATTAGAATTATCCAAATTGATGAACCGGCGATCCGTGAAGGTCTTCCCTTAAGAAAGGCAGATTGGCAGAATTATCTTCAATGGGCTATCAAAGCCTTTCGTGTTGCATCAACGGGTGTAGAAGACGAAACACAAATCCACACGCACATGTGCTACTCTGAGTTCAACGACATTATTCACAACATCGCCGAAATGGATGCCGACGTAATTACCATCGAATGCTCCCGTTCCAAAATGGAACTATTGGACGCTTTCACTAGTTTTGAATATCCACAACAAATTGGACCAGGGGTTTACGACATCCACTCACCACGTATTCCACTTGAAGCAGAAATGGTCGATCTTCTGATGAAAGCAAAAAAAGTAATCCAACCTGAACAATTATGGGTAAATCCCGATTGCGGCCTAAAGACCCGAAACTGGGACGAAACGAAGAAAGCCCTTGCTGAAATGGTGAATGCCGCTAAAAGTATGCGATTATCTGAGGTTAAACCCATGACAGTGTAA
- a CDS encoding SusC/RagA family TonB-linked outer membrane protein, which produces MEKRVFKTVSFILLSLFLLGHLAYAQDQVEVKGIVTDNATQEPLAGVSVTLETGSQSVTTNAEGQFSISAPKASTLVFSYVGYVSQRVRVNGAVLNVGLEEELSELDEVVVVGYGTMRKSSLTSAISKIENEKLDQMPAGRPEAALVGRLAGVSITNSRNTPGTAPTIRIRGAGSISASNNPLVVIDGFPGGSLGNINMNDVESIEVLKDASSAAIYGSRGAGGVIMVTTKRGKSGKPTLNFNGYAGVANAVMHDDWIYGEEFHDYIARYINRDFVWEGGDPSLPLWGDDRRPISYRVNPVIKESHTNWEDVLLDPAAIQSYSLSVGGGNDNVKYYVSGNLMDEKGVLRNTGYKTYSARANIDIKVNDFISTGFNLSPTYAKRRRSPVSMEAIVKTAPFVSPEQNADGTYPKPRDYWGSSVSAQTSPLATLDGTHYYTTTFNSIGEMYVNVNILEGLSLRSTLGANIGYTSGDNFQSGLATSNGMNSGSASDDRGYVIVNENVLNYDKTINEDHYINAILGASFQKSMSRSLTMAAMPGSFNNEIIHTLNNAIINPAATRSSESHWGLASYFSRINYSYQDKYLLSASFRTDGSSRFGPNSRWGFFPSASVAWRMSQEEFLIDNPVISELKLRASYGEVGNFNIGDFQYLGLIGDGYYSPGGELTVGQAQSSLGNGDLKWETTTSYDIGLDLGLFDGRVNLIFDYYDKRTNDLLYNVTTPGISGFTTALVNIGDISNKGFEIELNTRNTVGEFKWQTAFNFSKNRNEVVDLGGVDEVINTHTRGMSWLLRVGEPMFSYYGYRQIGVLQNEEDVANSAVIAGSRPGHSKYEDVDGDGEITPNDRVILGNYQPKAYLGMTNDFSWKGLDLSVVLQASLGAKMYNLENLYYEGATVSAMRRSLVENQWWSEEEPGDGMTPATALSALAYVSNSDYYLEDASFLSIRNINLGYTFPNKLIDKMKLSNLRVYLSVNNLLTLTKDSFHGYNPEGFTASENNGINSMPGFNNGAEPINRTFVLGLNVNF; this is translated from the coding sequence ATGGAGAAACGTGTATTTAAAACTGTGTCGTTTATCCTCTTGTCACTTTTCTTGCTTGGCCATTTGGCTTACGCTCAGGATCAGGTCGAAGTCAAGGGTATCGTCACAGACAATGCCACTCAAGAACCGCTTGCAGGTGTGAGTGTGACTTTGGAAACAGGTAGTCAGAGCGTCACTACAAACGCCGAAGGTCAATTCAGTATTTCAGCCCCCAAAGCAAGCACCTTAGTTTTTAGCTATGTTGGTTATGTTTCCCAACGTGTTAGGGTTAATGGAGCAGTGCTTAATGTCGGTTTGGAAGAAGAGTTATCCGAATTAGATGAGGTTGTTGTTGTTGGTTATGGAACGATGCGAAAAAGTTCATTAACCTCAGCGATTTCTAAAATCGAAAATGAGAAGTTGGATCAGATGCCTGCTGGCAGACCTGAAGCTGCTTTAGTTGGTCGACTGGCGGGTGTTAGTATCACCAATTCAAGAAATACACCAGGAACGGCTCCAACAATCCGCATCCGCGGTGCGGGATCCATATCTGCAAGCAACAACCCGTTGGTTGTAATTGATGGTTTCCCGGGAGGAAGTCTTGGTAATATCAACATGAACGATGTCGAATCAATCGAAGTATTGAAAGATGCCTCTTCGGCAGCAATCTATGGATCCAGAGGAGCGGGGGGAGTGATTATGGTAACGACAAAAAGAGGAAAATCTGGCAAGCCTACTTTGAATTTCAATGGTTATGCAGGTGTTGCGAATGCGGTTATGCATGACGACTGGATTTATGGAGAAGAGTTTCATGATTATATAGCACGCTATATAAACCGTGATTTTGTATGGGAGGGTGGTGATCCATCACTTCCGCTATGGGGTGACGATCGTCGTCCTATCAGCTATCGGGTAAATCCGGTAATCAAAGAAAGTCATACGAATTGGGAAGATGTATTATTAGATCCTGCTGCCATTCAGAGCTATAGTTTGTCCGTTGGCGGTGGAAACGACAATGTAAAATACTATGTGTCTGGAAATCTGATGGACGAGAAGGGGGTCTTGCGCAATACAGGTTATAAAACCTATTCGGCGCGAGCGAATATTGATATTAAGGTAAACGATTTTATCAGTACCGGCTTTAACTTAAGCCCGACCTATGCTAAGCGTCGTAGATCGCCTGTATCAATGGAAGCGATTGTGAAAACCGCACCATTTGTCTCTCCAGAGCAAAATGCAGACGGCACCTATCCTAAACCAAGAGATTACTGGGGTAGTTCGGTATCGGCACAAACGAGTCCACTTGCTACCCTAGATGGCACACACTATTACACAACTACGTTTAACAGCATTGGTGAGATGTATGTAAATGTGAACATATTAGAGGGGTTAAGTCTGCGTTCTACTTTGGGGGCTAATATCGGCTATACAAGCGGTGATAATTTTCAGTCTGGCTTGGCTACTTCCAATGGCATGAACTCGGGTTCTGCGTCAGATGATCGTGGTTATGTTATTGTTAACGAAAACGTACTAAACTATGATAAGACGATTAATGAAGATCATTACATCAATGCTATTTTAGGTGCATCATTTCAAAAGTCAATGTCGCGTAGTTTGACAATGGCCGCTATGCCGGGAAGTTTCAATAATGAAATTATTCATACATTAAATAATGCGATTATTAATCCCGCTGCTACCCGATCTAGTGAATCTCATTGGGGCTTGGCGTCTTATTTCAGTCGTATTAACTATAGCTATCAAGATAAATACTTGCTATCTGCTTCCTTTAGAACGGACGGCAGTTCTCGTTTTGGACCGAATAGTCGCTGGGGCTTTTTCCCATCGGCATCGGTGGCTTGGAGGATGTCTCAAGAAGAATTTCTGATCGATAATCCCGTTATTTCTGAATTAAAGTTGAGAGCGAGTTATGGTGAAGTAGGTAACTTTAATATTGGTGACTTCCAGTATTTGGGGTTGATTGGCGACGGATACTATTCGCCCGGAGGGGAATTGACGGTAGGGCAAGCACAAAGTTCGCTTGGTAATGGAGATCTGAAATGGGAAACAACTACAAGTTATGATATCGGGTTGGACTTAGGTCTGTTTGACGGCAGAGTCAATCTTATATTCGACTATTATGATAAGAGAACCAATGATCTTCTGTACAATGTTACAACCCCGGGTATATCAGGATTTACAACAGCTCTGGTGAATATCGGTGATATAAGTAATAAGGGTTTTGAAATCGAGTTAAACACCAGAAATACCGTAGGGGAATTTAAATGGCAAACTGCATTTAACTTCTCGAAAAATCGAAATGAAGTTGTTGACCTCGGCGGTGTTGATGAAGTTATCAATACGCATACCCGCGGTATGAGCTGGCTGTTGAGGGTTGGTGAACCGATGTTCTCCTATTACGGATACCGTCAAATCGGCGTTCTTCAGAATGAGGAAGACGTGGCAAATTCTGCGGTAATAGCTGGATCTCGTCCAGGACACTCGAAGTATGAGGACGTGGACGGTGATGGTGAAATTACACCAAATGATCGGGTCATTTTAGGTAACTACCAGCCGAAGGCATATTTGGGTATGACGAATGATTTTTCATGGAAGGGTCTTGACCTGAGCGTGGTTTTGCAGGCATCTCTGGGAGCAAAGATGTACAACCTAGAAAATCTTTATTATGAAGGGGCTACCGTGAGTGCAATGCGCCGCTCTTTGGTAGAAAATCAATGGTGGTCTGAAGAGGAACCAGGTGATGGTATGACACCAGCAACTGCTCTAAGTGCATTAGCTTATGTATCCAATAGCGATTATTACCTGGAAGACGCATCGTTTTTATCGATTCGGAATATCAACTTAGGGTATACGTTCCCCAATAAGCTGATAGATAAAATGAAGTTGTCAAATCTGCGGGTCTATTTATCAGTAAATAATTTGCTGACCTTAACCAAGGATAGTTTCCATGGTTATAATCCAGAAGGGTTTACAGCAAGCGAAAACAACGGTATAAATAGTATGCCCGGATTTAATAACGGTGCGGAGCCAATTAATAGAACATTCGTTCTTGGACTGAATGTAAACTTTTAA
- a CDS encoding cysteine-rich CWC family protein, whose translation MATFECKVGSILICQCSAIELNEDEREYIKEKFSDCLCAKCMTEMKSEFSSNSLARKIQQLLGFKKGSF comes from the coding sequence ATGGCTACTTTTGAATGCAAAGTAGGGAGCATCCTCATTTGTCAATGTTCGGCAATCGAGCTTAACGAAGACGAAAGAGAATATATTAAGGAAAAGTTCAGCGATTGCCTATGTGCAAAGTGCATGACTGAAATGAAAAGCGAATTTAGTTCAAACTCACTAGCAAGGAAGATTCAACAATTACTTGGTTTTAAAAAGGGAAGTTTTTAA
- a CDS encoding RagB/SusD family nutrient uptake outer membrane protein has product MKVKYSLILGVFSIAIGMTSCQKQVIDLTPPSSLTEADFYNTAADLNSAVLGIYIRYQARKPNDWAILELPTDNLHRTGYSTLGGTDEINNLAITAENPLFASFWQQTYNGIFRANAVIVNLDNPTDYAEGQRGQLEGEAKFMRALLYFELVRLFGDVPLVDKLLTIEESRTIPRSPASEIYTHIIQDLTDAINGLPERGSIATGRASKEAAIALLAKVHVYQEDWSNAKKYLDMLDTYGFQLQDDFASLWRIENEDNNEIIFAIKYTDGTNGHSLSTYFLPYFGVGGVSPRGLEAAFPSWDLHKHFEEGDTRKDVSIKEYWKSPGGPADAPEEWYPYVNKYAITHTPSASGLDLPVLRYADLVLLKAEVLYNLGQQSQALAELNRIRQRAFKGSSHNYTAADIATPQAFEDKLLLERRLELAFEDERWYDLVRTGRMEAELAEVETFYNPVSKQATKVKLNPKSHYNLYPIPQRELEQSNAGVMTQNNGY; this is encoded by the coding sequence ATGAAAGTAAAATATAGTTTAATATTAGGGGTATTTTCAATTGCGATTGGCATGACTTCCTGTCAAAAGCAAGTTATTGACCTTACTCCACCGTCATCATTAACGGAGGCTGACTTTTATAACACAGCTGCCGACTTGAATAGTGCGGTACTCGGAATTTATATACGCTATCAAGCAAGGAAACCTAACGATTGGGCAATCCTGGAATTACCAACAGATAACCTTCACCGGACAGGCTATTCTACCTTAGGAGGTACTGATGAAATAAATAATCTGGCTATCACGGCTGAAAACCCACTGTTTGCAAGTTTTTGGCAACAGACATACAATGGTATTTTCCGCGCCAACGCGGTGATTGTTAACCTCGATAACCCGACAGATTATGCAGAAGGGCAGAGGGGGCAGCTAGAGGGTGAGGCTAAGTTTATGCGTGCTCTGCTTTATTTTGAGCTCGTACGCTTATTTGGCGATGTCCCTCTTGTAGACAAGCTTCTAACTATTGAGGAGTCAAGAACCATTCCCCGCTCGCCTGCTTCTGAGATTTATACACACATTATCCAGGATCTAACGGATGCGATTAATGGTTTGCCGGAACGGGGGAGTATAGCCACCGGTCGTGCAAGTAAAGAGGCGGCAATTGCTTTGCTAGCGAAGGTTCATGTTTATCAGGAAGACTGGTCAAATGCCAAAAAGTATCTTGATATGCTAGATACCTATGGTTTCCAGCTGCAAGATGACTTTGCATCCTTATGGAGAATTGAAAATGAAGATAATAACGAGATTATTTTCGCCATAAAATATACCGACGGTACCAATGGTCACAGCCTATCCACGTATTTCTTACCCTATTTTGGTGTCGGTGGGGTGTCGCCTCGCGGATTAGAAGCTGCGTTCCCTTCTTGGGATCTGCACAAGCATTTTGAAGAAGGTGATACACGGAAAGATGTGAGCATCAAAGAATATTGGAAGTCGCCCGGTGGGCCAGCCGATGCGCCTGAAGAATGGTATCCTTATGTTAATAAATATGCTATTACGCACACCCCAAGCGCGTCAGGACTCGATTTGCCCGTATTGCGCTACGCCGATCTTGTGCTCCTAAAAGCCGAAGTGCTTTATAACCTGGGTCAGCAGTCTCAAGCTTTAGCAGAACTAAATCGGATAAGGCAACGTGCATTTAAGGGATCTAGCCATAATTATACCGCGGCAGATATCGCTACCCCACAAGCCTTTGAAGATAAACTGCTCTTAGAAAGAAGATTGGAGTTGGCCTTTGAAGACGAACGTTGGTACGATCTGGTAAGGACCGGAAGGATGGAGGCTGAATTAGCGGAAGTGGAGACCTTCTACAATCCCGTATCTAAGCAAGCTACGAAGGTGAAACTCAATCCAAAATCACATTATAATCTGTATCCGATCCCACAACGGGAACTCGAACAGTCAAACGCTGGCGTTATGACTCAGAACAATGGGTATTAA
- a CDS encoding M56 family metallopeptidase, with product MADLFTYLLKVNIALSLFYLIYRLWLRNLTFYRTNRYFLIFSLLFATLYPLVNWNWFDPNTTIAPQVATMIPIWEYQYSAQQEVTISEYLNQLFYLTLLVFAFRLCISLWGILRIHLSSSASIWKAYRYRRSDENILPFSFWKNVYLNPSKHQENELEGIFRHEYVHVRQLHSFDVLLAEFVLIFCWYNPFAWLFTRAIKENIEFITDSQVLASGINKKDYQYSLLTILGNTRQPLIANHFNMKDIKKRISMMNKKQTSRLHIIKYLFLIPTVIICLSAFTISGAKHPSLVPQEMLSSVRALNVLKPARADQPITFIDTVKTDTTKTDTVKTTTDSTDKKKQSVVIGGHEDDHKNFLHNPLYIVDGEVKTRDEMSSIDPDTIESIDVLKGKNAVDKYGKEAKDGVILITTKKKKEKQAEATE from the coding sequence ATGGCTGACTTATTTACATACCTGCTTAAGGTGAATATCGCTCTGTCTTTATTCTACCTGATTTATCGCCTTTGGCTCAGAAACCTGACTTTCTACCGGACTAATCGTTATTTTCTAATTTTCTCCTTACTTTTCGCAACACTCTACCCTCTGGTCAACTGGAATTGGTTTGACCCCAACACTACGATAGCACCGCAAGTTGCTACCATGATACCGATTTGGGAGTATCAATATTCGGCACAACAGGAGGTCACGATTAGTGAATACCTTAATCAACTATTTTATCTGACTTTATTGGTATTCGCATTTCGATTGTGCATCAGCCTATGGGGTATCCTACGCATTCATCTCTCATCGAGTGCATCCATCTGGAAAGCCTATCGTTACCGGAGATCGGATGAAAATATTCTACCCTTTTCATTCTGGAAGAATGTCTATTTAAACCCGTCCAAGCACCAAGAGAACGAGCTGGAAGGCATTTTTAGGCACGAATATGTCCACGTCCGCCAACTGCACAGCTTCGATGTCCTTTTAGCCGAGTTCGTACTCATTTTCTGTTGGTATAACCCCTTTGCCTGGCTCTTCACAAGAGCGATTAAAGAAAACATCGAATTTATTACCGACTCACAAGTACTGGCCAGTGGTATAAACAAAAAAGACTACCAGTATAGTTTGTTAACGATACTCGGAAATACCCGACAGCCTTTGATTGCTAATCACTTTAACATGAAAGATATCAAGAAACGCATCAGCATGATGAATAAAAAGCAGACATCTCGCTTACACATCATCAAATACCTGTTTCTTATCCCCACCGTTATTATCTGCCTATCAGCGTTCACCATATCGGGAGCGAAACATCCTTCCTTAGTTCCACAGGAAATGCTCAGTTCCGTCAGAGCGCTGAATGTACTGAAGCCTGCTAGGGCTGACCAACCCATAACCTTTATCGATACCGTAAAAACGGATACCACAAAAACGGATACAGTAAAAACGACAACAGACAGTACCGATAAAAAGAAACAGTCCGTTGTAATCGGCGGGCATGAAGATGATCATAAAAATTTTCTTCACAACCCTCTCTATATCGTGGATGGTGAAGTTAAAACCAGAGATGAGATGTCATCCATTGATCCGGACACAATCGAGTCAATCGATGTTTTAAAAGGTAAAAACGCTGTAGACAAATATGGAAAAGAAGCCAAAGATGGCGTGATCCTAATCACCACAAAAAAGAAAAAAGAAAAACAAGCTGAAGCTACCGAATAA
- a CDS encoding BlaI/MecI/CopY family transcriptional regulator → MEKLTKQEEDAMILLWRQNGGFVKDILELYPEPKVPYTTLASTFKNLERKKYLRAKKLGNSWFYRPLIKENEYKKAFMGNFVSDYFRNSYKELVSFFAKEEKISPDELKEILDMIQEGKSK, encoded by the coding sequence ATGGAAAAGCTCACAAAACAAGAAGAAGATGCCATGATTCTGCTATGGCGGCAGAACGGAGGTTTTGTAAAAGATATTTTAGAACTCTATCCCGAACCCAAAGTACCGTACACTACGTTGGCTTCGACATTTAAAAATCTGGAACGAAAGAAATACCTCCGCGCAAAAAAGCTTGGAAACTCCTGGTTTTATCGACCACTCATCAAAGAAAATGAGTATAAAAAAGCCTTTATGGGTAACTTTGTAAGTGATTACTTCCGTAATTCATACAAAGAACTCGTTAGCTTTTTCGCTAAAGAAGAAAAAATATCACCTGACGAGTTGAAAGAAATACTCGACATGATCCAAGAGGGCAAATCCAAGTAG